The DNA region CGACTTTGTCCAATCGCGCTCCGGTGAGCAGGGAAACGCACGAGGCAAAATTTATTTCTGACTGAAGACCTTCCTTGCTTTGAAGTGATCCTTCATCACGAAATAGGCGCCGCTCATGCCTACTCCCAGTAGTATTACTAGCGAAACCAGAATCGATCCCGTTGCCCGCGCTACTGCAACGAAAATCGGGCTCAGCAACAACGTGAAGCCAAGGCCAATCATCATCGTTTGCACGACTGGTAGTGCCTTATCCTTACAGACGACTTCACCGTCTTCCAATTGGGCAGAATACAGTACGTTCGCTCCGAACAGGCGGCGGACCAATGCCAGCTTGACCTTCCTTCCCACTACTAAAAACGACCTCATGTAGTCGTCGCATACAACGTTTTTTGCCCGAACGCCGTTGATCTTCACAAATGAAATGACGCGCTGTCCGTCCACAGATGAACCTAATCCGATTTCCTGGATGACGCCATCGAGAATTACGAGTGCCATAGCTGTACCGCCTTCAACGAAGACTTTTGATTGATATTAAATTTTCTTGGTGAAAATAATTTGGCCGGTGGCACCGTCCCTGAGATCGATGCGTTGTGGGCCAATGAGGACAAATCGTTGAGGGCCAAATTCACCAGCAAAGCGCTCACGCTCGATTGATTTCACGTACCCGTAGATATCGATTTTTATGGTTTCTCTCGAGGCTTCGATCTCACGAGCGAGGGCTTCATCAGGAATGTCCAGCAGGACGCTGGAACCACCTTGAAAGCCGATGTAATAGCTTGTCGGACCGGGGTTCAGGTAGCAGCGAAGTGGCCCTGCCCTCGACATAGAGGTGGCAGTACGCTTGTCCTCATCGGTGTACTCGACTTTGTCCGAGAAGAGACAGTTGTCGATACGGAAGCCCTTTGCTTCTGGATCGTAGGAACTTAGGGAAATCGGCGTCCAATCATCACCACTCAATTTCACTAAATTATTAGCTTTGGCCTTATCAGCCTCCTCGCCCACGAGGATGCCCAATTGCCCAGTGAGATCCCTCTTCTTGAACGAATCCTGTTCGGACTGTCTCGCGGACGCTAGCCGATAGAGTTCTGGATTTGTCTTACGAACATTGAACGCATCAGCGATTGAGTCAGCGATGTCTTCTGGAGTTTCCTTCCAATCGCGTTTGGCGTTGTAAATATTGAAAGCAGTCATGGGCTGCTTGGCGTCGAGATAGCGTGCTGGCTCGGCAATACCCGGATCCCGGAAGGTGACCACTCTGGGGGTGTTCTCTTCTGCGAGTTGCTGCATTACGGCCTGATCAGCTGTTTTGGTATCAACTGTGGTGGACTTTTCAGCTGCTGGTGCACCTTCTGCATCTCTGACCTTTGGCGGCTTATCCCCACCCCCGCAGCCTGCCAACAATACGCAAGCAATCAGCACAACAAGCGCACGAAGCCCGCGACTTACCACCAATGTGTGGCGCAAGAACATGAAGGATATCCCTATGAGTTTTTTCGGATAACGACAAATCAAGACCTTGAGCGCCACTGATTTGCCATCGCGGGCCAAAACTACCAAATTGGTAGTATTTAGGAAAGCGGCAAAACGCACCATGACGTACTGATTTTTTAGACGACGTTATGACCAGCAGCACGCTATCCATTCGGCTTAAGCAAGCGCGCTTACGTGCCAAGCTCTCGCAAGAAGAGCTTGGCATTCGAATTGGTCTGGAGCCGGCGTCCGCCAGTGCAAGGATGAATAGGTACGAACTTGGTAAACGCACTCCAGATCCGGAGTTGATTCAACGCGTGGCCACGGAATTGCGTTTGCCCGCGGCCTATTTCTACGCGTGTCAGGATGATGAGGCCGAGCTGCTGGAGCGATACCATGCGCTTAGCGCTGAAGCTAAAGCAGAGTTGATGGGGCTACTCCAAGGTTTGGAATGAGAAGCTCAACAGCGCGCACCCCGGCACGGCGCCACCAGATATTCAGAGTATCCGGCTCAACGCTTTTGGCCGATTTCATGTGCCAATCCATTCACTCCAAATGAAACGCGGTGCATTGGATTGCTAACTAGCTTTCATCTCTCCACTCTCGTGGGCTAATACCGGTTTTTCGACGAAAAGCGCGTGCAAGTGCCGACGGGCTTTCATATCCCACCTTTTCAGCAATCACTGCAATCGGCTTGCCCTCCCGCAGCAGCTTTTGCGCAAGACTGACCCGCCAGCTCACTAAGTAGTCGAATGGTGACTGCCCAACGATTCTTTTGAAGTGGTCTGCGAAGCTGGCCCGTGACATGTTCGCCGCTGCCGAAAGCTCGGCCAAACTCCAGGCGATAGCAGGCTCACTGTGCATGAGGTTTAAAGGGCGTGCCAGACGCGCATCCGCCAGTCCAGCCATCATTCCAGGCGGTTGATCACCGCTGGATAGAATGTGGCGAAGCAGCAAAATTACCAACAGCTCGAATAGCCGATCCATTACAGCCTCACGACCGCAGTTGCCATCGAAGGCTTCATCGAACAGCCATTCCAGTGTGCTGGACAGCGTCGGTATTTCATCCAGTTTCAGTATTAGGTAATCCGGCAATGCTGTGGCTAGAGCGTTGCCCGAACCCCCATTGAACTCGACCGACGCACAAACCAGTTGCGCGCCGGATCCTTCTTTGGCGGACATACGATGGCGGTACGGTCGGGGGAAGAAGATGAGAGTGGGTTCGGTAATGTGCAGCTCTTGGTCATCGGCCAGCTTGAGGTGAACCTCGCCGGCTTGCAGGAGGTGCATGTGCCCAACGGTTTGGCTCCCGTCAAAAGCCGTGATCCCGCAAAAAGCACCGCTGTGGAAGGTGCCAGCGTTCACACCAAAGTGTGTGAGCAATGTCGATAAACGATCCATTCTCGATCTCCTACACCGATTTGGACGATCAGTCTTCTATCTTGGACTTTTAGAATCCAATAGAACAGAAAAACCTCTAATATCGACTCCGTACAGCGCACAACGCGCTTCAATTATCGGAGTATCACCATGACTCGCATCGCCCCGCTCAATCTGGAAAACGCTACTGACGCTACCCGCCCAATGCTGGAAGGCGTTCAAAAGAAAATCGGTTTCCTGCCCAATGTATTTCGTGTACTGGCTCTCTCGCCTACCGTGCTGGGCCACTACATGCAAAGCTCGGCTTCCCTGAGCAAAACTTCCCTTACCGATCTGGAGAAGGAATCGGTTTTTCTCGCCACTTCGCAAGCCAACGGCTGCGATTATTGCCTGGCTGCACACACCCTGTTCGCCGGTAAAGCTGGATACAAAAATACTGAAATCCTTAGCGCCCGTGAAGGGAAGCTTGATGCCTTCGCACGTCTCGCAAAACAGATCACTGAAAGCCGTGGCCATCTGACCAACGAACAGATCGCCGAAGCACGCGCCGCCGGCATCACCGACGCCAAGATCATCGAGGTGATTGCGCACGTCGCCTCGCAGACCCTGACCAACTATCTCAACAACGTCGCATTGACTGATATCGACTTCCCGGCCATCGATGCCTGAGTAGGCGCTCTAGACGAGAACCAAGCATGAAAACTGTGACTCTATACACCACGCAGACGTGCCCTTACTGCCGTAACGCAAAACACTTGCTGGGCAGTAAGGGGGTGAGAATGAAAGAGATCGACATTCAGGCTAACCCTGGTAAGCGTGAAGAGATGGTCAAACGTAGTGGACGTCGCAGTGTGCCGCAGATCTTTATCGATGACACGTACATCGGTGGCTTTGACGACTTGGCCAAGCTCGATCGCCAAGGTGGGCTGATGTCGATGCTAGCCTGAAGTCAGGGGTTGGTTATCGAAGCTGAACATAGACAGGCGGTGAACCTCGCGAGGCTACCGCCAAATGTTCCACAGCGATCCTTTGTCTATGCCATCGTCGACTAGTCGATTGTTGTTTCGCTTCAACGAACACACCATATAACCACTGCGTGAGATTTTGTTTGCGCAGAGGAAGCTAAAATGTTGAAGGCATAGCTTTCTTCATTAGGCAAATATGGAGCTACAGCACCACACCAAATAATGTTGTAGCCTTCGTGCGGAATCGAAAAAATCGATGCCGTTCTTGGGCTTTTTTGGCGTTAAGGTGCATCAGTGGCTTTCGCTCCATGAAGGTACTTAGGATGGGGAAAACGATGAGCACAGTCACCGAGTCCGCTTTACTTGCCCCGACTCCCTCTGAACGTTTTTCCGATGCCCTAGCCCTTCGGCATGATCCGCGCGCTTGCGC from Pseudomonas helmanticensis includes:
- a CDS encoding carboxymuconolactone decarboxylase family protein → MTRIAPLNLENATDATRPMLEGVQKKIGFLPNVFRVLALSPTVLGHYMQSSASLSKTSLTDLEKESVFLATSQANGCDYCLAAHTLFAGKAGYKNTEILSAREGKLDAFARLAKQITESRGHLTNEQIAEARAAGITDAKIIEVIAHVASQTLTNYLNNVALTDIDFPAIDA
- the grxC gene encoding glutaredoxin 3 is translated as MKTVTLYTTQTCPYCRNAKHLLGSKGVRMKEIDIQANPGKREEMVKRSGRRSVPQIFIDDTYIGGFDDLAKLDRQGGLMSMLA
- a CDS encoding AraC family transcriptional regulator, with the translated sequence MDRLSTLLTHFGVNAGTFHSGAFCGITAFDGSQTVGHMHLLQAGEVHLKLADDQELHITEPTLIFFPRPYRHRMSAKEGSGAQLVCASVEFNGGSGNALATALPDYLILKLDEIPTLSSTLEWLFDEAFDGNCGREAVMDRLFELLVILLLRHILSSGDQPPGMMAGLADARLARPLNLMHSEPAIAWSLAELSAAANMSRASFADHFKRIVGQSPFDYLVSWRVSLAQKLLREGKPIAVIAEKVGYESPSALARAFRRKTGISPREWRDES
- a CDS encoding helix-turn-helix domain-containing protein translates to MTSSTLSIRLKQARLRAKLSQEELGIRIGLEPASASARMNRYELGKRTPDPELIQRVATELRLPAAYFYACQDDEAELLERYHALSAEAKAELMGLLQGLE